One genomic window of Elaeis guineensis isolate ETL-2024a chromosome 2, EG11, whole genome shotgun sequence includes the following:
- the LOC105038996 gene encoding inactive TPR repeat-containing thioredoxin TTL3 — protein sequence MSRPGELTGRTQRPHPGVGVEPPSGRFQSALALDANKPDSKVSALDLGSPVSPLQPRAASAAVTNTNTSSSSSSSGSFTGKTRASAAAARNLASGGAPGRRNHSGELSGESSPTAFDGRGSRPGHHRTGSGPLIYSGNGGSSSASSPVTNALPAGNICPSGIIGKTGMIAQKTPRSDVLGSGTGNYGHGSIMRGGAGGAVSGKVGGDAVMGNLGDSAARRAMASSDLQEVTRVANEQYKREQFAEALRLYDRAIALCQHNAAYRSSLASCRSNRAAALMGLGRLGEAVKECEEVVHLDPVNDRAHQRLASLYIRLGQVDNAKRHINFGGQQSYALEFQKLQVLERHLGKCMDSRKLGDWKSALREADAAIAAGADSSPSLIASRAEALLHLHQLDEADSALLSAPKFNTSFSPSLQTKFFGMLSDSYIYIVQAQVDMALGRFENAVAMAEKARQIDPTNKDVTAILNSVRSVSRARAQGNEFFKSGYFAEACMAYGEGLKYDPSNSVLHCNRAACRSKLGQWEKAVEDCNEALRIHPSYTKALLRRAASYVKLERWAEAVRDYEALRKELPGDTEVAEALFHAQVALKTSRGEEVSNMKFGGEVEEITSMEQFQAAISLPGASVVYFMAPSNQQCTQMSPFVDALCTQNPSANFLKVNLHESPAIAKAENVRIVPSFKIYKDGMKMKEMICPSQKVLEVSVRHYSILH from the exons ATGTCCCGCCCCGGCGAGCTGACCGGCCGGACCCAAAGGCCCCATCCTGGCGTCGGGGTCGAGCCCCCCTCCGGTCGCTTCCAGTCTGCCCTCGCCCTTGACGCCAACAAGCCCGACTCCAAGGTATCGGCCCTCGATCTCGGCTCCCCCGTCTCCCCGCTCCAGCCCCGTGCCGCCTCCGCCGCGGTCACCAACACCAACACCAGCAGCAGCTCCAGCTCCTCCGGCTCCTTCACCGGGAAGACCCGGGCGAGCGCCGCCGCGGCACGAAACCTCGCCTCCGGCGGTGCTCCCGGGAGGCGGAACCACTCCGGGGAGCTCTCCGGCGAGAGTAGCCCCACTGCCTTCGACGGCAGGGGTTCGAGGCCGGGCCACCACCGGACCGGCTCTGGCCCGCTCATCTACTCCGGCAACGGTGGGAGCAGCTCGGCGAGTTCTCCGGTGACCAATGCGCTTCCGGCGGGGAACATCTGCCCCTCGGGGATAATCGGGAAGACGGGCATGATCGCCCAGAAGACGCCGAGGAGCGACGTGCTGGGATCCGGCACCGGGAATTACGGCCATGGGAGTATAATGCGCGGTGGGGCTGGCGGCGCGGTCTCGGGGAAGGTCGGTGGGGACGCTGTGATGGGGAATTTGGGGGATTCGGCGGCGCGGAGGGCAATGGCGAGCTCGGATCTACAGGAGGTGACAAGGGTGGCCAACGAGCAGTACAAAAGGGAACAGTTCGCGGAGGCGCTGAGGCTCTATGATCGAGCGATTGCGTTGTGCCAGCACAATGCCGCGTACCGGAGTAGCCTGGCATCGTGCCGGAGTAACCGGGCGGCGGCGCTGATGGGGCTCGGCAGGTTGGGGGAGGCGGTGAAGGAGTGCGAGGAGGTGGTCCACCTGGATCCGGTGAATGACCGGGCACACCAGAGATTGGCTTCGCTATACATACG CTTGGGGCAGGTTGACAATGCCAAGCGGCATATCAACTTTGGGGGCCAGCAGTCTTACGCTTTAGAGTTTCAGAAGCTCCAAGTATTGGAGAGACATCTGGGCAAATGTATGGATAGTAGGAAGCTTGGTGACTGGAAGAGCGCACTTAGGGAAGCTGATGCAGCCATTGCAGCAGGGGCAGACTCTTCTCCATCG CTCATTGCATCGAGAGCAGAagcccttctccatctccatcaaCTTGACGAGGCTGACTCAGCTTTATTAAGTGCACCTAAATTCAATACATCATTCTCACCTTCCTTGCAAACCAAATTTTTTGGTATGCTATCAGATTCCTACATATACATTGTTCAAGCCCAAGTTGATATGGCATTGGGAAG ATTTGAGAATGCTGTTGCAATGGCTGAGAAAGCCAGGCAGATAGATCCTACAAATAAAGATGTGACAGCAATTCTGAATAGTGTGAGATCTGTGTCGAGAGCTCGAGCTCAAGGAAATGagttcttcaaatctggatactTTGCAGAGGCATGCATGGCATATGGGGAAGGTCTAAAATATGATCCTTCAAACTCAGTCCTCCACTGCAACAGAGCAGCTTGCCGGTCTAAACTTGGACAGTGGGAGAAAGCTGTTGAGGATTGCAATGAAGCCCTCAGGATCCATCCCAGTTACACCAAGGCCCTTCTCAGACGTGCTGCCTCCTATGTGAAG CTTGAGCGCTGGGCCGAAGCTGTGCGAGATTATGAAGCTCTAAGAAAAGAACTTCCCGGTGACACTGAGGTGGCTGAAGCCTTATTCCATGCTCAGGTTGCACTGAAAACATCTCGTGGTGAGGAAGTTTCTAATATGAAGTTCGGTGGGGAAGTTGAAGAGATTACTAGTATGGAACAATTCCAAGCAGCGATATCATTACCTG GAGCTTCTGTTGTTTATTTCATGGCACCTTCGAACCAGCAGTGCACCCAGATGTCCCCATTTGTGGATGCACTATGTACACAAAATCCTTCTGCAAATTTTCTAAAG GTTAATCTCCACGAGAGCCCTGCCATTGCCAAAGCGGAGAATGTGAGAATAGTCCCAAGCTTTAAGATTTACAAGGATGGGATGAAGATGAAGGAGATGATCTGCCCCAGCCAGAAGGTGTTGGAGGTATCGGTGAGGCACTACAGTATCTTGCATTGA
- the LOC105039004 gene encoding uncharacterized protein produces MAENEGGLVKNGHEDAMKLALSLLEEFGLPLGLLPLAGVIEVGFVRSTGYMWIVQTKKVEHNFKMIDKLVSYDTEIHGYVEKNRIKKLKGVKTRELLLWPPVNDITVDEPPTGKIHFKSLAGVTKTFPVEAFAAGQ; encoded by the coding sequence ATGGCTGAGAATGAGGGGGGTCTCGTCAAGAATGGCCATGAGGATGCGATGAAGCTTGCTTTATCCCTCCTCGAGGAGTTCGGCCTCCCCCTCGGCCTCCTCCCGCTTGCTGGCGTGATCGAGGTTGGGTTCGTGAGGAGCACCGGCTACATGTGGATCGTCCAAACGAAGAAAGTGGAGCACAATTTCAAGATGATCGATAAGTTGGTGAGTTATGACACTGAGATCCATGGTTACGTTGAGAAGAACCGCATCAAGAAGCTCAAGGGGGTGAAGACCAGGGAGCTGCTCTTGTGGCCGCCGGTGAACGATATCACCGTCGATGAACCGCCTACCGGGAAGATCCACTTCAAGAGTCTGGCTGGGGTCACCAAAACCTTCCCCGTGGAGGCCTTTGCTGCCGGTCAGTAG